Proteins found in one Zea mays cultivar B73 chromosome 1, Zm-B73-REFERENCE-NAM-5.0, whole genome shotgun sequence genomic segment:
- the LOC100282952 gene encoding vesicle-associated membrane protein 725 → MGQQSLIYAFVARGTVILAEYTEFTGNFTTIASQCLMKLPASNNKFTYNCDGHTFNYLVEDGFTYCVVAVESVGQQIPIAFMDRVKEDFTKRYGGGKAATAAANSLNREFGSKLKEHMQYCVDHPEEVSKLAKVKAQVSEVKGVMMENIEKVLDRGEKIELLVDKTENLRSQAQDFRQQGTNVRRKMWLQNMKIKLIVLGIIIALILIIILSVCHGFKCH, encoded by the exons ATGGGGCAGCAGTCGCTGATCTACGCGTTCGTGGCCCGTGGCACGGTCATACTGGCCGAGTACACGGAGTTCACCGGCAACTTCACCACCATCGCCTCCCAGTGCCTCATGAAGCTCCCCGCAAGCAACAACAAGTTCACCTACAACTGCGACGGTCACACTTTCAATTACCTCGTGGAAGACGGATTCA CATACTGTGTTGTTGCTGTTGAATCGGTGGGGCAACAAATTCCTATTGCTTTCATGGATAGGGTTAAGGAGGATTTCACAAAAAGGTATGGTGGTGGGAAAGCTGCTACTGCTGCAGCTAACAGCCTCAATCGAGAGTTTGG ATCAAAACTTAAAGAACACATGCAGTATTGTGTGGATCACCCTGAAGAGGTTAGCAAGCTGGCCAAAGTGAAGGCGCAGGTTTCAGAAGTCAAGGGTGTTATGATGGAAAACATTGAAAAG GTTCTGGATCGTGGAGAGAAGATTGAGCTGCTTGTCGACAAGACCGAGAATCTTCGCTCACAG GCACAAGATTTCAGACAGCAGGGAACAAATGTCAGGAGAAAGATGTGGTTACAGAACATGAAAATCAAGCTCATCGTCCTGGGAATAATCATCGCACTCATTCTGATCATTATCCTCTCTGTCTGTCATGGTTTCAAATGCCATTAA